Genomic segment of Agrobacterium larrymoorei:
GTTGAGCGCGTTGATCATCAAACGCGCCATGAAGCGGGACTTGTTGGCCTCGTCCAGATCCCAGCGCACATCGATCCACCGTTCCGGCTCGTCATCGAAGCGCTGCAGCGCTGGCGACTGGATCGGGTAGATGGTGATGCCCTTGCCCTTTTCCATGATGCCGACGATGCGGTCGCCCGGAACAGCTCCGGTTGCACCGAAATGCACCTCGACATTATCGGACAGACCGCGAATCGGCAGGGGATCCGGCCCTTCGATCACTTCGGCGGCGCCATCATCCTCAAGAGCCGAGCGCGACTTGCCGGGGATCTTGAAGATCATGCCCGACGCGCTGCGCATGTTGAACCAGCCATCGTCGCCGGTCATCTTCACGGTTACGCGCTCGTCCTGATAATCCGGGAACACCGCGCGAAGCACGTCGAGCGACGACACCTCGCCGCGACCGACCGCCGCAATCGCGTCTTCCACATCCTTCTGCGCCAGACGATGAAGCACCGGCTTCAGGGCTTCGCGGGAGAAGGCCTTGCCTGCGCGCTCGAAAGTGCGCTCCAGAATTCGGTAGCCGAGACCGGCATATTGCTTGCGGATCGCCATACGCGTTGCACGCCGAATGGCGGAGCGCGCCTTGCCGGTAACGACGACCTCTTCCCATGCGGCGGGCGGCACCTGCACGCCGGAGCGGATGATTTCGACTTCATCCCCATTATTCAGGCGCGTGACGAGCGGCATGATCCGCCCGTTGATCTTCGCGCCAACGGTGGTGTCACCAATATTGGTGTGAACCGCATAGGCGAAATCGATGGGCGTTGCGCCGCGCGGCAGGGCAATGAGCTTGCCCTTCGGGGTAAAGCAGAAAACCTGATCCTGAAACAGTTCGAGCTTGGTATGCTCTAGGAACTCTTCCGGGTTGTCACCTTCTGCCAGCGATTCGATGGTGTGGCGCAGCCAGGAATAGGCGTTGGAATCGTGCGAAAGCAGCTCGCCCTCACCCGTTTCGCCATCCTTGTAGAGCGAATGCGCCGCGATACCGAATTCCGCGATTTCATGCATGCGGCGTGTGCGGATCTGTAGCTCGATTCGCTGGCGCGACGGGCCGACGATGGTGGTGTGAAGCGAACGATAATCGTTCTGCTTCGGTGTCGAGATGTAATCCTTAAAGCGCCCCGGCACCAGCCGCCAGCGCGTGTGGACGATGCCGAGCGCGCGGTAACAGGCCGGAATATCCTGCACCAGAATGCGGAAGCCATAGACATCCGACAGCTGTTCGAATGACAGCGACTTGGACTGCATCTTGCGGAAAACGGAATAGGGCTTTTTCTGCCGCCCCTTGACCATGGCGCCTTCGACGCCATTTGCCAGCAGCAACTCGCGCAACTCGTCCTCGATCTTCTTGATCAGGCCCTGATTGCGCTCCTCCAGCTCTTCCAGCCGCTTGGTAACGGTCTCGAAGGCTTCCGGGTTGAGATAACGGAACGAGAGGTTTTCCAGCTCGTCACGCATATCCTGCATACCCATGCGGCCAGCAAGCGGCGCATAGATTTCCATGGTTTCTTCGGAGATGCGGCTGCGCTTGTCGGCAGGCATATGCTCCATGGTGCGCATATTGTGCAGGCGGTCTGCCAGCTTGACGAGAAGAACGCGCACGTCGTCTGAAATGGCAAGCAGCAGCTTGCGCAGGTTTTCCGCCTGCTTGGCTTTTTTGCTGACGAGATCGAGCTTCTTCAGCTTCGTCAGGCCTTCGACCAGACGCCCGATATCTTCGCCGAACATCTCATCGATTTCCGCGCGCGTGGCGCTGGTATCCTCGATTGTATCGTGAAGAAGAGCCACCGCGATGGTCGATTCATCGAGGTGCATTTCGGTGAGAATGGCTGCCACTTCCAGCGGATGCGAGATGTAGGGGTCGCCATTGGCGCGCTTCTGCTGGCCATGTTTCTGCATGGCATAAACATAGGCCTTGTTCAGCAAAGCCTCATTCA
This window contains:
- a CDS encoding RelA/SpoT family protein; this translates as MMRQYELVERVQKYKPDVNEALLNKAYVYAMQKHGQQKRANGDPYISHPLEVAAILTEMHLDESTIAVALLHDTIEDTSATRAEIDEMFGEDIGRLVEGLTKLKKLDLVSKKAKQAENLRKLLLAISDDVRVLLVKLADRLHNMRTMEHMPADKRSRISEETMEIYAPLAGRMGMQDMRDELENLSFRYLNPEAFETVTKRLEELEERNQGLIKKIEDELRELLLANGVEGAMVKGRQKKPYSVFRKMQSKSLSFEQLSDVYGFRILVQDIPACYRALGIVHTRWRLVPGRFKDYISTPKQNDYRSLHTTIVGPSRQRIELQIRTRRMHEIAEFGIAAHSLYKDGETGEGELLSHDSNAYSWLRHTIESLAEGDNPEEFLEHTKLELFQDQVFCFTPKGKLIALPRGATPIDFAYAVHTNIGDTTVGAKINGRIMPLVTRLNNGDEVEIIRSGVQVPPAAWEEVVVTGKARSAIRRATRMAIRKQYAGLGYRILERTFERAGKAFSREALKPVLHRLAQKDVEDAIAAVGRGEVSSLDVLRAVFPDYQDERVTVKMTGDDGWFNMRSASGMIFKIPGKSRSALEDDGAAEVIEGPDPLPIRGLSDNVEVHFGATGAVPGDRIVGIMEKGKGITIYPIQSPALQRFDDEPERWIDVRWDLDEANKSRFMARLMINALNEPGTLASVAQSIATLDVNIRGLNMVRIGTDFSELSLDVEVWDLRQLNQLLSQLKDLDCVSTVKRAFD